Proteins encoded within one genomic window of Amycolatopsis sp. 2-15:
- a CDS encoding recombinase family protein, with translation MTRRSAEAISVLIRAGWNIHHPPYGYTTMTAAGAHSRRGTPRTRLTPDPRRAPVVQAIFYWRAVTGLSVEHITTRLDADHNHYPPPGTHTSWLPTAITAILTNIKYAGYQATGTRDENGAFRPVKQWVLSDQPAHRALVTPTLFWAAQDPATSVRQVPHRLLAPVPRAAANHNEKEVP, from the coding sequence GTGACACGGCGCTCAGCCGAGGCGATCTCCGTCCTGATCCGCGCGGGCTGGAACATCCACCATCCGCCGTACGGCTATACCACGATGACCGCGGCCGGAGCACACAGCCGCCGCGGAACACCGCGCACCCGCCTCACCCCGGACCCGCGCCGCGCCCCAGTGGTGCAGGCCATCTTCTACTGGCGCGCGGTCACCGGCCTGTCGGTCGAGCACATCACCACCCGCCTCGACGCCGACCACAACCACTACCCACCGCCCGGGACCCACACCTCCTGGCTGCCCACCGCAATCACGGCGATCCTGACCAACATCAAGTACGCCGGATACCAGGCCACCGGCACCCGCGACGAGAACGGAGCATTCCGTCCCGTCAAGCAGTGGGTGCTCTCCGACCAGCCCGCGCACCGCGCCCTCGTCACCCCGACCTTGTTCTGGGCCGCCCAAGATCCCGCGACCAGCGTGCGGCAGGTCCCGCACCGTCTGCTCGCCCCGGTCCCGCGAGCCGCCGCCAACCACAACGAGAAAGAGGTGCCGTGA
- a CDS encoding excisionase family DNA-binding protein, whose translation MASRPPAAAYSGDEGEGVPRRVWKPFEVAAQLGVPYETVLGLIHDGHLNALKAGRYYLIPDFEFERYLHSCERC comes from the coding sequence ATGGCATCGCGTCCACCGGCCGCGGCGTATTCGGGTGACGAAGGAGAAGGGGTTCCGCGGCGAGTGTGGAAGCCTTTTGAAGTTGCCGCGCAACTAGGTGTGCCGTATGAAACTGTTCTTGGTCTGATCCACGATGGCCATTTGAATGCGTTGAAGGCTGGCAGGTACTACCTGATTCCTGACTTCGAATTCGAACGCTACCTGCACTCGTGTGAGCGATGCTAA
- a CDS encoding site-specific integrase encodes MSDWSLVRVKRQSPIKTLAVNGLKDALRIMSHRASDGDIDPSTRFQKVAELYLEELKEESELGSVSPSTVRVYRNVLKNWAYPKLGKLHCYDVIVTRCSNAVREARRKASYDTAKTLKSALSGVCDFAVRRGALEHNPMRDIGRMSRTKPKKKVVALDAAQRVDLHEKLVAYGQTRQVDACGRSLGRRGQLWRDLPDLMEVMLATGVRIGECLALLGPDIDLDNKTVAVTHHIIRVDEVGLVRRPLRKGNEDELLLKIPEWSIPVFRRRKATAGDGPLFASFAGGLLDPSNVINRVSEAMVAVGYDWVTSHVFRKTVGMVLDEADRPLTAIADQLGNSPEVANKHYRKVRTANAGNVEALEAMLPPGEE; translated from the coding sequence ATGTCGGACTGGTCGCTAGTGCGAGTCAAGCGCCAGTCACCTATTAAAACTCTGGCGGTCAACGGCCTCAAAGATGCTCTCCGTATAATGTCTCATCGGGCCAGTGATGGAGACATAGACCCGTCTACTCGATTCCAGAAAGTTGCCGAGCTGTATCTCGAAGAACTCAAGGAAGAGTCAGAGCTGGGCAGTGTCTCTCCGAGCACGGTGCGCGTGTATCGGAACGTTCTGAAGAACTGGGCCTACCCGAAACTGGGTAAGCTGCACTGCTACGACGTCATCGTCACTCGATGCAGCAACGCCGTAAGGGAAGCACGACGGAAAGCCAGTTACGACACCGCAAAGACATTGAAATCCGCCCTCTCCGGAGTATGCGACTTCGCAGTCCGGCGCGGAGCGTTGGAACACAATCCGATGCGCGACATCGGACGCATGTCGAGAACCAAGCCAAAGAAAAAAGTCGTAGCACTCGACGCGGCCCAGCGCGTCGATCTTCACGAGAAGCTGGTCGCGTACGGGCAGACGCGGCAAGTTGATGCCTGCGGGCGCTCGCTGGGGCGCCGCGGACAGCTGTGGCGCGACCTGCCAGACCTGATGGAGGTCATGCTTGCCACCGGCGTTCGCATCGGCGAGTGCCTCGCGTTGCTGGGGCCCGACATCGACCTCGACAACAAGACCGTCGCAGTGACGCACCACATCATCCGGGTGGACGAGGTCGGCCTCGTCCGGAGACCACTGCGGAAAGGCAACGAGGACGAACTACTGCTCAAGATCCCTGAGTGGTCCATCCCGGTGTTCCGCCGCCGCAAGGCCACAGCGGGCGACGGGCCTCTCTTCGCGTCGTTTGCGGGGGGCCTTCTCGATCCATCCAACGTGATCAACCGGGTCAGTGAGGCGATGGTGGCCGTCGGGTACGACTGGGTGACCAGCCACGTCTTCCGCAAAACGGTTGGCATGGTTCTTGACGAAGCTGATCGGCCACTCACCGCGATCGCCGACCAGTTGGGCAACAGCCCCGAGGTGGCGAACAAGCACTATCGGAAGGTCCGGACCGCCAACGCCGGCAACGTCGAAGCCCTCGAGGCGATGCTGCCACCCGGCGAGGAATGA